One window from the genome of Paraneptunicella aestuarii encodes:
- a CDS encoding DNA-3-methyladenine glycosylase I, whose translation MPAEHFDAIYARAAERKGGEAKLESMLSQPLSSDALAKLGDDRYLAEFTKKVFQSGFVWRVVEQKWPEFERLFFNFDIEKMLLLSDEMFEQKAQDPAIIRNLNKVMTIRDNAIMISDVQKSHGSFANFIAQWPENDIIGLWQYLKQHGARLGGNTGPYALRALGKDTFLLSRDVEGYLKSHDIISGSSTSKRSQEAIQQTFNIWREQSGRSLQEISRIVSYSSGDNNIMPED comes from the coding sequence ATGCCAGCAGAACATTTTGATGCTATTTACGCTCGGGCAGCCGAGCGTAAGGGCGGTGAAGCAAAGCTGGAATCCATGTTAAGCCAGCCGCTCTCGTCGGACGCGTTAGCGAAACTGGGTGATGACCGCTACCTGGCTGAGTTCACCAAAAAAGTCTTTCAGTCCGGTTTTGTCTGGCGTGTAGTCGAACAGAAATGGCCTGAATTTGAACGCCTGTTTTTCAATTTCGACATAGAGAAAATGCTGCTGTTGTCAGATGAAATGTTTGAGCAGAAAGCACAGGATCCCGCGATTATTCGCAACCTGAACAAAGTCATGACCATTCGCGACAATGCCATCATGATTTCAGATGTGCAGAAATCCCACGGTAGTTTTGCCAACTTTATAGCCCAGTGGCCTGAAAATGACATTATTGGGCTTTGGCAGTATTTGAAACAGCATGGAGCCCGACTCGGTGGCAACACAGGCCCTTATGCACTAAGAGCATTAGGAAAAGACACTTTCCTGCTTAGCCGAGATGTGGAAGGATACCTGAAAAGTCACGATATCATTTCAGGTTCAAGCACTTCAAAACGCAGTCAGGAAGCCATCCAACAGACTTTCAATATCTGGCGAGAGCAAAGTGGACGCTCGTTACAGGAAATCAGCCGAATCGTTTCCTATTCATCGGGTGACAATAACATCATGCCGGAAGATTAG
- the prlC gene encoding oligopeptidase A, translating into MSHTDLPRFSEIKPEHIVEQVKSLIEKCKSTIEEKLKQDHFTWENLITPIDEVEDELNKYWSPVSHMNSVVNTDELREAHDACLPLISEFGTWLGQHKQLFDAYCQIRDDASFSSLNEAQQKVLTDSIRDFELSGVALPDDKKKRFGEIRARLSELASNFGNNVMDATLGWTKLVTDEEDLAGIPETAKAAAAQAARQKDLQGWLFTLDFPSYLPVLTYADNQELRREMYTAMSTKASDQGPNAGKWDNTPLIDEILALRAEKAKLLGFDSYAALSLATKMAEATEQVNHFLHDLSVRSLPQAKRELQEIYDFAAENFGATNLEVWDIPYYAEKLKHKLFSISDEMLRPYFPEEKVINGLFEVVSRLYGIKIKECKGIDVWHKDVRFFDITDKDGEKRGSFYLDLYARERKRGGAWMDECISRRERSDGSQQYPVAYLNCNFSGPIDGKPALFTHDEVITLFHEFGHGLHHMLTKINVSGASGISGVPWDAVELPSQFLENWCWEKEALSFISGHYDTGEPLPDDMLKNMLDARNFQAAMQMVRQLEFSMFDFRLHEHYQSNPPTNVQEVLDKVRQETSVVIPPSFSRSQNSFSHIFAGGYAAGYYSYKWAEVLSADAYSRFEEEGIFNREVGESFMHHILEMGGSKEPMDLFKAFRGREPEIDALLRHSGIQ; encoded by the coding sequence ATGAGCCATACCGACCTGCCTCGTTTCTCAGAAATCAAGCCAGAACATATTGTTGAACAAGTAAAATCCCTAATCGAAAAATGCAAATCGACGATTGAAGAAAAGTTAAAACAAGATCATTTCACTTGGGAAAACCTGATTACGCCAATTGACGAAGTAGAGGATGAGCTGAATAAATATTGGTCTCCGGTGTCGCATATGAATTCAGTGGTCAATACAGACGAATTACGTGAAGCCCATGATGCCTGCTTACCTTTAATTTCTGAATTCGGTACCTGGTTAGGCCAACACAAACAGTTGTTTGACGCCTACTGCCAAATTCGTGACGACGCCAGTTTCTCCTCTCTCAATGAGGCTCAGCAAAAAGTCCTTACCGACTCCATTCGCGATTTTGAATTGTCTGGCGTAGCGTTACCTGATGATAAGAAAAAGCGCTTTGGAGAAATTCGAGCTCGCCTTTCAGAACTCGCTTCAAACTTTGGTAATAACGTGATGGATGCCACTTTAGGTTGGACAAAACTGGTAACAGACGAAGAAGATTTGGCAGGTATCCCCGAAACCGCAAAGGCAGCCGCAGCGCAGGCAGCTCGCCAAAAAGACTTGCAAGGCTGGTTGTTTACACTCGATTTCCCTAGCTACTTGCCAGTATTAACCTATGCCGACAACCAAGAGCTACGTCGCGAAATGTATACCGCCATGTCAACTAAAGCCTCCGATCAAGGCCCTAACGCTGGCAAATGGGACAATACGCCATTAATCGACGAAATTTTGGCGTTACGGGCAGAAAAAGCCAAATTACTTGGCTTTGACAGCTACGCAGCTCTGTCGCTTGCCACAAAAATGGCAGAAGCCACTGAGCAGGTAAACCACTTCTTGCACGACTTATCAGTGCGTTCATTGCCACAAGCAAAACGTGAGCTACAAGAAATTTACGATTTTGCTGCAGAGAATTTTGGTGCCACCAATTTAGAAGTTTGGGACATTCCCTATTACGCAGAGAAATTGAAGCACAAGCTTTTCAGTATTTCAGACGAAATGCTGCGCCCATACTTCCCGGAAGAAAAGGTGATAAACGGTTTATTTGAAGTGGTTTCACGCTTATACGGTATCAAAATCAAAGAATGCAAAGGCATCGACGTATGGCATAAAGATGTGCGCTTCTTTGATATTACCGACAAAGATGGCGAAAAACGCGGTAGCTTCTACCTCGATCTTTACGCCAGAGAACGCAAGCGAGGCGGAGCCTGGATGGACGAGTGCATATCGCGCCGTGAACGCTCCGACGGCTCACAACAATATCCAGTCGCTTATCTAAACTGCAATTTCAGCGGCCCGATTGATGGCAAGCCAGCCTTATTCACTCATGACGAAGTCATCACCCTGTTCCATGAATTTGGTCATGGCTTACATCATATGCTGACTAAAATTAATGTCTCTGGCGCTTCTGGCATCTCCGGCGTACCTTGGGATGCCGTTGAATTACCAAGCCAATTTCTGGAAAACTGGTGTTGGGAGAAAGAAGCGCTTTCCTTTATCTCCGGACACTACGATACCGGTGAACCATTGCCAGATGACATGTTAAAAAACATGTTAGATGCCAGAAACTTCCAGGCAGCCATGCAAATGGTCAGGCAGTTGGAGTTCTCTATGTTCGATTTCCGTTTGCATGAACATTATCAATCAAACCCACCAACGAACGTGCAAGAAGTGCTGGATAAAGTGAGACAAGAAACATCCGTGGTAATCCCACCGTCCTTTAGCCGATCCCAAAATTCATTCTCACATATTTTTGCTGGTGGATATGCCGCAGGCTATTACAGCTACAAGTGGGCGGAAGTGCTGTCTGCAGATGCCTATAGCCGTTTTGAAGAGGAAGGCATTTTCAACCGCGAAGTGGGTGAATCCTTTATGCACCACATTCTGGAAATGGGCGGCAGTAAAGAACCCATGGACTTGTTCAAAGCTTTCCGAGGAAGAGAGCCCGAAATCGACGCACTACTGAGACACAGCGGGATCCAGTAA
- a CDS encoding Hsp20/alpha crystallin family protein, which translates to MSFLPNLFHSSKNHSPSSLRNQIDKVFENFFTDWPEVNPYDERSTNFLKPAVDVAETNEHFEIKAELPDMKKEDIHLEMHGNTLVLHGEKKFEKEEKKDKGYHLIERTYGSFRRVIPLPFEIANEESIHATYKDGLLTVMIAKPKESIEKQRKIDIK; encoded by the coding sequence ATGAGTTTTTTACCTAACCTTTTTCACAGCAGCAAAAACCACTCCCCCAGTTCACTACGTAACCAAATTGACAAGGTGTTTGAAAATTTCTTTACCGACTGGCCAGAGGTTAACCCTTACGATGAGCGTTCGACGAACTTTTTGAAGCCGGCTGTTGATGTAGCAGAAACCAATGAGCACTTTGAGATTAAAGCCGAATTACCAGACATGAAAAAAGAAGACATTCATCTGGAAATGCACGGCAATACGCTAGTGTTACACGGTGAAAAGAAATTCGAAAAAGAAGAGAAAAAAGACAAAGGCTATCATTTGATTGAACGTACTTACGGTTCATTCCGTCGCGTTATTCCATTGCCTTTTGAAATTGCAAATGAAGAATCAATACATGCCACTTATAAAGACGGCTTATTGACAGTAATGATTGCAAAGCCCAAAGAATCAATTGAGAAACAACGAAAAATTGATATCAAGTAA